Proteins encoded in a region of the Ursus arctos isolate Adak ecotype North America unplaced genomic scaffold, UrsArc2.0 scaffold_2, whole genome shotgun sequence genome:
- the MLXIPL gene encoding carbohydrate-responsive element-binding protein isoform X5 — translation MAGALVGLAAGLHGPRVVPSQDSDSDTDSEDPSTRRSAGGLLRSQVIHSGHFMVSSPHSDSLTRRRDQEGPMGPADFGPRSIDPTLTRLFECMSLAYSGKLVSPKWKNFKGLKLLCRDKIRLNNAIWRAWYIQYVERRKSPVCGFVTPLQGPEADEHRKPEAVVLEGNYWKRRIEVVMREYHKWRIYYKKRLRKSSREGDLLTPKQAEGGWQPPERWCEQLFSSVVPVLLGGPEEEPGGRQLLDLDCFLSDISDTLFTMTQPSSAPLQLPPEDAYVGNADMIQPDLTPLQPSLDDFMEISDFFTSYRPPPTPTPSHFPEPPSFGPMADPFFSGGILGSEVPPASSGVTHLSGHNRLQARNSCPGPLDSSAFLNSDFLLPEDPKPKLPPPPVPPPLLQYPALAKGPGLEPCPPPAFPPMGPPPALLQEEPLFSPRFPFSTVPPAPGVSPLPAPTAFPPTPQPGPGPAPAPFPIDLLPSGYLEPPFGPHFTVPQGMRPRGRPPTPSPRGRKPSPPTLAPANPTATAGGSNPCLTQLLTAAKPEQTLEPPLVSSTLLRPSGSPQETAPEFSCTFLPPTPAPTPPRPPPGPATLAPPRPLIVPKAERLSPPAHSGKEGLRGLGDSRGWRKGKEEGGATSEARMRGTGQWDPLLCVGLSVGLSVPATGGERRLSGELISMRSPGTLSVCVSPPQPILSRGRPDNNKTENRRITHISAEQKRRFNIKLGFDTLHGLVSTLSAQPSLKVSKATTLQKTAEYIAMLQQERAAMQEEAQQLRDQIEELNAAINLCQQQLPATGVPITHQRFDQMRDMFDDYVRTRTLHNWKFWVFSVLIRPLFESFNGMVSTASLQSLRQTSLAWLDQYCSLPALRPTVLNSLRQLSTSTSILTDPGCIPEQATRAVTEGTLGKPL, via the exons ATGGCCGGGGCGTTGGTGGGTCTGGCCGCGGGCTTGCACGGCCCGCGGGTCGTCCCCAGCCAAGACTCGGACTCAGACACAGACTCGGAGGACCCGAGTACCCGGCGCAGCGCGGGCGGGCTGCTCCGCTCGCAGGTCATCCACAGCGGTCACTTCATGGTGTCGTCGCCGCACAGCGACTCGCTGACCCGGCGGCGCGACCAGGAGGGGCCCATGGGGCCCGCAGACTTCGGGCCGCGCAGCATCGACCCCACACTCACCCGCCTCTTCGAGTGCATGAGCCTGGCCTACAG TGGCAAGCTGGTGTCTCCCAAGTGGAAGAATTTCAAAGGCCTCAAGCTGCTTTGCCGGGACAAGATCCGTCTCAACAACGCCATCTGGAGGGCCTGGTACATCCAGT ATGTGGAGCGGAGGAAGAGCCCCGTGTGTGGCTTCGTGACCCCCCTGCAGGGGCCTGAGGCTGACGAGCACCGGAAACCAGAG GCCGTCGTCCTGGAGGGCAATTACTGGAAGCGGCGCATCGAGGTGGTGATGCGCGAGTACCACAAGTGGCGTATCTACTACAAGAAGCGG CTCCGTAAATCCAGCAGGGAAGGGGATCTCCTGACCCCAAAGCAG GCGGAAGGGGGTTGGCAGCCACCAGAGCGATGGTGCGAGCAGCTCTTCTCCAGCGTGGTGCCCGTGCTGCTTGggggcccagaggaggagcccggcGGGCGGCAGCTGCTGGACCTCGATTGCTTTTTGTCCGACATCTCCGACACGCTCTTCACCATGACGCAGCCCAGCTCTGCGCCCCTACAGCTGCCCCCTGAGGACG ccTACGTGGGCAATGCTGACATGATCCAGCCAGACCTGACGCCTCTTCAGCCCAGCCTGGACGACTTCATGGAGATCTCAG ATTTCTTCACCAGCTACCGTCCCCCACCGACACCCACGCCTTCACACTTCCCGGAGCCCCCCAGCTTTGGCCCCATGGCTGACCCTTTCTTCAGCGGTGGGATCTTGGGCTCAGAGGTGCCCCCTGCCTCGTCGGGTGTGACCCACCTCTCAGGGCATAACCGCCTGCAG GCCCGGAACAGCTGCCCTGGCCCCCTGGACTCCAGTGCCTTCCTGAACTCTGATTTCCTCCTTCCTGAAGACCCCAAGCCCAAGCTCCCACCCCCGccagtccccccacccctcctccaatACCCTGCCCTTGCCAAGGGGCCTGGCCTagagccctgccccccacccgccTTCCCTCCCATGGGTCCTCCCCCTGCTTTGCTGCAGGAAGaacctctcttctctcccagatTTCCCTTCTCCACTGTCCCTCCGGCCCCAGGAGTGTCCCCACTGCCTGCTCCCActgccttccctcccaccccacagccTGGTCCAGGCCCggcccctgcccccttccccataGACCTTCTGCCCTCAGGGTATCTGGAGCCCCCGTTTGGGCCCCACTTCACAGTGCCCCAAGGCATGCGGCCCAGAGGcaggccccccaccccatcccctagAGGGCGGAAGCCCAGCCCCCCGACCTTGGCCCCTGCCAACCCCACTGCCACTGCAGGGGGCAGCAACCCCTGCCTCACGCAGCTGCTCACAGCAG CCAAGCCCGAGCAGACCCTGGAACCACCACTTGTGTCCAGCACCCTCCTCCGGCCCTCAGGGTCCCCG CAGGAGACGGCCCCTGAATTCTCCTGCACCTTCCTACCCCCGACCCCGGCCCCCACACCGCCCCGGCCACCTCCAGGTCCCGCCACACtggcccctcccaggcccctgaTTGTCCCCAAAGCGGAGCGGCTCTCGCCCCCGGCGCACAGCGGTAAAGAGGGCTTGCGGGGCTTGGGGGACTCCAGgggatggagaaaggggaaggaagaagggggggcTACATCTGAGGCCAGGATGAGAGGGACAGGGCAATGGGACCCTCTCCTCTGTGTCGGTCTGTCTGTGGGTCTGTCTGTCCCTGCCACAGGTGGTGAGCGGCGGCTGTCTGGGGAGCTCATCTCCATGCGGAGCCCAGGGACTCTGAGTGTCTGCGTCTCTCCCCCTCAACCCATCCTAAGCCGGGGCCGTCCAGACAACAACAAG ACGGAGAACCGGCGCATCACGCACATCTCTGCGGAGCAGAAGCGGCGCTTCAACATTAAACTGGGGTTTGACACCCTGCACGGGCTGGTGAGCACACTCAGCGCCCAGCCCAGCCTCAAG GTGAGCAAAGCGACCACGCTGCAGAAGACGGCCGAGTACATCGCCATGCTGCAGCAGGAGCGGGCGGCCATGCAGGAGGAGGCCCAGCAGCTACGGGACCAGATCGAGGAGCTCAACGCTGCCATTAA cctgtgCCAGCAGCAGCTGCCTGCTACTGGGGTGCCCATCACACACCAGCGTTTCGACCAGATGCGAGACATGTTTGACGACTACGTCCGCACCCGGACACTGCACAATTGGAAGTTCTGGGTG TTCAGCGTCCTCATTCGGCCTCTGTTCGAGTCCTTCAATGGGATGGTGTCCACGGCAAGCTTGCAGAGCCTCCGCCAGACCTCCCTGGCTTGGCTGGACCAGTACTGCTCCCTGCCCGCTCTCCGGCCAA cGGTCTTGAACTCCCTCCGCCAGTTGAGCACATCTACCAGTATCCTGACAGACCCAGGCTGTATACCTGAGCAAGCCACACGGGCAGTCACAGAGGGCACCCTTGGCAAGCCTCTATAG
- the MLXIPL gene encoding carbohydrate-responsive element-binding protein isoform X14, protein MAGALVGLAAGLHGPRVVPSQDSDSDTDSEDPSTRRSAGGLLRSQVIHSGHFMVSSPHSDSLTRRRDQEGPMGPADFGPRSIDPTLTRLFECMSLAYSGKLVSPKWKNFKGLKLLCRDKIRLNNAIWRAWYIQYVERRKSPVCGFVTPLQGPEADEHRKPEAVVLEGNYWKRRIEVVMREYHKWRIYYKKRLRKSSREGDLLTPKQAEGGWQPPERWCEQLFSSVVPVLLGGPEEEPGGRQLLDLDCFLSDISDTLFTMTQPSSAPLQLPPEDAYVGNADMIQPDLTPLQPSLDDFMEISDFFTSYRPPPTPTPSHFPEPPSFGPMADPFFSGGILGSEVPPASSGVTHLSGHNRLQARNSCPGPLDSSAFLNSDFLLPEDPKPKLPPPPVPPPLLQYPALAKGPGLEPCPPPAFPPMGPPPALLQEEPLFSPRFPFSTVPPAPGVSPLPAPTAFPPTPQPGPGPAPAPFPIDLLPSGYLEPPFGPHFTVPQGMRPRGRPPTPSPRGRKPSPPTLAPANPTATAGGSNPCLTQLLTAAKPEQTLEPPLVSSTLLRPSGSPQETAPEFSCTFLPPTPAPTPPRPPPGPATLAPPRPLIVPKAERLSPPAHSGSPHCLPPKTENRRITHISAEQKRRFNIKLGFDTLHGLVSTLSAQPSLKVSKATTLQKTAEYIAMLQQERAAMQEEAQQLRDQIEELNAAINLCQQQLPATGVPITHQRFDQMRDMFDDYVRTRTLHNWKFWVFSVLIRPLFESFNGMVSTASLQSLRQTSLAWLDQYCSLPALRPTVLNSLRQLSTSTSILTDPGCIPEQATRAVTEGTLGKPL, encoded by the exons ATGGCCGGGGCGTTGGTGGGTCTGGCCGCGGGCTTGCACGGCCCGCGGGTCGTCCCCAGCCAAGACTCGGACTCAGACACAGACTCGGAGGACCCGAGTACCCGGCGCAGCGCGGGCGGGCTGCTCCGCTCGCAGGTCATCCACAGCGGTCACTTCATGGTGTCGTCGCCGCACAGCGACTCGCTGACCCGGCGGCGCGACCAGGAGGGGCCCATGGGGCCCGCAGACTTCGGGCCGCGCAGCATCGACCCCACACTCACCCGCCTCTTCGAGTGCATGAGCCTGGCCTACAG TGGCAAGCTGGTGTCTCCCAAGTGGAAGAATTTCAAAGGCCTCAAGCTGCTTTGCCGGGACAAGATCCGTCTCAACAACGCCATCTGGAGGGCCTGGTACATCCAGT ATGTGGAGCGGAGGAAGAGCCCCGTGTGTGGCTTCGTGACCCCCCTGCAGGGGCCTGAGGCTGACGAGCACCGGAAACCAGAG GCCGTCGTCCTGGAGGGCAATTACTGGAAGCGGCGCATCGAGGTGGTGATGCGCGAGTACCACAAGTGGCGTATCTACTACAAGAAGCGG CTCCGTAAATCCAGCAGGGAAGGGGATCTCCTGACCCCAAAGCAG GCGGAAGGGGGTTGGCAGCCACCAGAGCGATGGTGCGAGCAGCTCTTCTCCAGCGTGGTGCCCGTGCTGCTTGggggcccagaggaggagcccggcGGGCGGCAGCTGCTGGACCTCGATTGCTTTTTGTCCGACATCTCCGACACGCTCTTCACCATGACGCAGCCCAGCTCTGCGCCCCTACAGCTGCCCCCTGAGGACG ccTACGTGGGCAATGCTGACATGATCCAGCCAGACCTGACGCCTCTTCAGCCCAGCCTGGACGACTTCATGGAGATCTCAG ATTTCTTCACCAGCTACCGTCCCCCACCGACACCCACGCCTTCACACTTCCCGGAGCCCCCCAGCTTTGGCCCCATGGCTGACCCTTTCTTCAGCGGTGGGATCTTGGGCTCAGAGGTGCCCCCTGCCTCGTCGGGTGTGACCCACCTCTCAGGGCATAACCGCCTGCAG GCCCGGAACAGCTGCCCTGGCCCCCTGGACTCCAGTGCCTTCCTGAACTCTGATTTCCTCCTTCCTGAAGACCCCAAGCCCAAGCTCCCACCCCCGccagtccccccacccctcctccaatACCCTGCCCTTGCCAAGGGGCCTGGCCTagagccctgccccccacccgccTTCCCTCCCATGGGTCCTCCCCCTGCTTTGCTGCAGGAAGaacctctcttctctcccagatTTCCCTTCTCCACTGTCCCTCCGGCCCCAGGAGTGTCCCCACTGCCTGCTCCCActgccttccctcccaccccacagccTGGTCCAGGCCCggcccctgcccccttccccataGACCTTCTGCCCTCAGGGTATCTGGAGCCCCCGTTTGGGCCCCACTTCACAGTGCCCCAAGGCATGCGGCCCAGAGGcaggccccccaccccatcccctagAGGGCGGAAGCCCAGCCCCCCGACCTTGGCCCCTGCCAACCCCACTGCCACTGCAGGGGGCAGCAACCCCTGCCTCACGCAGCTGCTCACAGCAG CCAAGCCCGAGCAGACCCTGGAACCACCACTTGTGTCCAGCACCCTCCTCCGGCCCTCAGGGTCCCCG CAGGAGACGGCCCCTGAATTCTCCTGCACCTTCCTACCCCCGACCCCGGCCCCCACACCGCCCCGGCCACCTCCAGGTCCCGCCACACtggcccctcccaggcccctgaTTGTCCCCAAAGCGGAGCGGCTCTCGCCCCCGGCGCACAGCG GCTCACCCCACTGTCTGCCCCCCAAGACGGAGAACCGGCGCATCACGCACATCTCTGCGGAGCAGAAGCGGCGCTTCAACATTAAACTGGGGTTTGACACCCTGCACGGGCTGGTGAGCACACTCAGCGCCCAGCCCAGCCTCAAG GTGAGCAAAGCGACCACGCTGCAGAAGACGGCCGAGTACATCGCCATGCTGCAGCAGGAGCGGGCGGCCATGCAGGAGGAGGCCCAGCAGCTACGGGACCAGATCGAGGAGCTCAACGCTGCCATTAA cctgtgCCAGCAGCAGCTGCCTGCTACTGGGGTGCCCATCACACACCAGCGTTTCGACCAGATGCGAGACATGTTTGACGACTACGTCCGCACCCGGACACTGCACAATTGGAAGTTCTGGGTG TTCAGCGTCCTCATTCGGCCTCTGTTCGAGTCCTTCAATGGGATGGTGTCCACGGCAAGCTTGCAGAGCCTCCGCCAGACCTCCCTGGCTTGGCTGGACCAGTACTGCTCCCTGCCCGCTCTCCGGCCAA cGGTCTTGAACTCCCTCCGCCAGTTGAGCACATCTACCAGTATCCTGACAGACCCAGGCTGTATACCTGAGCAAGCCACACGGGCAGTCACAGAGGGCACCCTTGGCAAGCCTCTATAG
- the MLXIPL gene encoding carbohydrate-responsive element-binding protein isoform X3 gives MAGALVGLAAGLHGPRVVPSQDSDSDTDSEDPSTRRSAGGLLRSQVIHSGHFMVSSPHSDSLTRRRDQEGPMGPADFGPRSIDPTLTRLFECMSLAYSGKLVSPKWKNFKGLKLLCRDKIRLNNAIWRAWYIQYVERRKSPVCGFVTPLQGPEADEHRKPEAVVLEGNYWKRRIEVVMREYHKWRIYYKKRLRKSSREGDLLTPKQAEGGWQPPERWCEQLFSSVVPVLLGGPEEEPGGRQLLDLDCFLSDISDTLFTMTQPSSAPLQLPPEDAYVGNADMIQPDLTPLQPSLDDFMEISDFFTSYRPPPTPTPSHFPEPPSFGPMADPFFSGGILGSEVPPASSGVTHLSGHNRLQCPVQSPARARGCRGGCKDQLSPLLCLSPNQARNSCPGPLDSSAFLNSDFLLPEDPKPKLPPPPVPPPLLQYPALAKGPGLEPCPPPAFPPMGPPPALLQEEPLFSPRFPFSTVPPAPGVSPLPAPTAFPPTPQPGPGPAPAPFPIDLLPSGYLEPPFGPHFTVPQGMRPRGRPPTPSPRGRKPSPPTLAPANPTATAGGSNPCLTQLLTAAKPEQTLEPPLVSSTLLRPSGSPETAPEFSCTFLPPTPAPTPPRPPPGPATLAPPRPLIVPKAERLSPPAHSGKEGLRGLGDSRGWRKGKEEGGATSEARMRGTGQWDPLLCVGLSVGLSVPATGGERRLSGELISMRSPGTLSVCVSPPQPILSRGRPDNNKTENRRITHISAEQKRRFNIKLGFDTLHGLVSTLSAQPSLKVSKATTLQKTAEYIAMLQQERAAMQEEAQQLRDQIEELNAAINLCQQQLPATGVPITHQRFDQMRDMFDDYVRTRTLHNWKFWVFSVLIRPLFESFNGMVSTASLQSLRQTSLAWLDQYCSLPALRPTVLNSLRQLSTSTSILTDPGCIPEQATRAVTEGTLGKPL, from the exons ATGGCCGGGGCGTTGGTGGGTCTGGCCGCGGGCTTGCACGGCCCGCGGGTCGTCCCCAGCCAAGACTCGGACTCAGACACAGACTCGGAGGACCCGAGTACCCGGCGCAGCGCGGGCGGGCTGCTCCGCTCGCAGGTCATCCACAGCGGTCACTTCATGGTGTCGTCGCCGCACAGCGACTCGCTGACCCGGCGGCGCGACCAGGAGGGGCCCATGGGGCCCGCAGACTTCGGGCCGCGCAGCATCGACCCCACACTCACCCGCCTCTTCGAGTGCATGAGCCTGGCCTACAG TGGCAAGCTGGTGTCTCCCAAGTGGAAGAATTTCAAAGGCCTCAAGCTGCTTTGCCGGGACAAGATCCGTCTCAACAACGCCATCTGGAGGGCCTGGTACATCCAGT ATGTGGAGCGGAGGAAGAGCCCCGTGTGTGGCTTCGTGACCCCCCTGCAGGGGCCTGAGGCTGACGAGCACCGGAAACCAGAG GCCGTCGTCCTGGAGGGCAATTACTGGAAGCGGCGCATCGAGGTGGTGATGCGCGAGTACCACAAGTGGCGTATCTACTACAAGAAGCGG CTCCGTAAATCCAGCAGGGAAGGGGATCTCCTGACCCCAAAGCAG GCGGAAGGGGGTTGGCAGCCACCAGAGCGATGGTGCGAGCAGCTCTTCTCCAGCGTGGTGCCCGTGCTGCTTGggggcccagaggaggagcccggcGGGCGGCAGCTGCTGGACCTCGATTGCTTTTTGTCCGACATCTCCGACACGCTCTTCACCATGACGCAGCCCAGCTCTGCGCCCCTACAGCTGCCCCCTGAGGACG ccTACGTGGGCAATGCTGACATGATCCAGCCAGACCTGACGCCTCTTCAGCCCAGCCTGGACGACTTCATGGAGATCTCAG ATTTCTTCACCAGCTACCGTCCCCCACCGACACCCACGCCTTCACACTTCCCGGAGCCCCCCAGCTTTGGCCCCATGGCTGACCCTTTCTTCAGCGGTGGGATCTTGGGCTCAGAGGTGCCCCCTGCCTCGTCGGGTGTGACCCACCTCTCAGGGCATAACCGCCTGCAG TGCCCAGTCCAGAGCCCAGCCAGGGCAAGAGGTTGCCGGGGTGGCTGCAAAGACCagctctctcccctgctctgtcTGTCCCCCAACCAGGCCCGGAACAGCTGCCCTGGCCCCCTGGACTCCAGTGCCTTCCTGAACTCTGATTTCCTCCTTCCTGAAGACCCCAAGCCCAAGCTCCCACCCCCGccagtccccccacccctcctccaatACCCTGCCCTTGCCAAGGGGCCTGGCCTagagccctgccccccacccgccTTCCCTCCCATGGGTCCTCCCCCTGCTTTGCTGCAGGAAGaacctctcttctctcccagatTTCCCTTCTCCACTGTCCCTCCGGCCCCAGGAGTGTCCCCACTGCCTGCTCCCActgccttccctcccaccccacagccTGGTCCAGGCCCggcccctgcccccttccccataGACCTTCTGCCCTCAGGGTATCTGGAGCCCCCGTTTGGGCCCCACTTCACAGTGCCCCAAGGCATGCGGCCCAGAGGcaggccccccaccccatcccctagAGGGCGGAAGCCCAGCCCCCCGACCTTGGCCCCTGCCAACCCCACTGCCACTGCAGGGGGCAGCAACCCCTGCCTCACGCAGCTGCTCACAGCAG CCAAGCCCGAGCAGACCCTGGAACCACCACTTGTGTCCAGCACCCTCCTCCGGCCCTCAGGGTCCCCG GAGACGGCCCCTGAATTCTCCTGCACCTTCCTACCCCCGACCCCGGCCCCCACACCGCCCCGGCCACCTCCAGGTCCCGCCACACtggcccctcccaggcccctgaTTGTCCCCAAAGCGGAGCGGCTCTCGCCCCCGGCGCACAGCGGTAAAGAGGGCTTGCGGGGCTTGGGGGACTCCAGgggatggagaaaggggaaggaagaagggggggcTACATCTGAGGCCAGGATGAGAGGGACAGGGCAATGGGACCCTCTCCTCTGTGTCGGTCTGTCTGTGGGTCTGTCTGTCCCTGCCACAGGTGGTGAGCGGCGGCTGTCTGGGGAGCTCATCTCCATGCGGAGCCCAGGGACTCTGAGTGTCTGCGTCTCTCCCCCTCAACCCATCCTAAGCCGGGGCCGTCCAGACAACAACAAG ACGGAGAACCGGCGCATCACGCACATCTCTGCGGAGCAGAAGCGGCGCTTCAACATTAAACTGGGGTTTGACACCCTGCACGGGCTGGTGAGCACACTCAGCGCCCAGCCCAGCCTCAAG GTGAGCAAAGCGACCACGCTGCAGAAGACGGCCGAGTACATCGCCATGCTGCAGCAGGAGCGGGCGGCCATGCAGGAGGAGGCCCAGCAGCTACGGGACCAGATCGAGGAGCTCAACGCTGCCATTAA cctgtgCCAGCAGCAGCTGCCTGCTACTGGGGTGCCCATCACACACCAGCGTTTCGACCAGATGCGAGACATGTTTGACGACTACGTCCGCACCCGGACACTGCACAATTGGAAGTTCTGGGTG TTCAGCGTCCTCATTCGGCCTCTGTTCGAGTCCTTCAATGGGATGGTGTCCACGGCAAGCTTGCAGAGCCTCCGCCAGACCTCCCTGGCTTGGCTGGACCAGTACTGCTCCCTGCCCGCTCTCCGGCCAA cGGTCTTGAACTCCCTCCGCCAGTTGAGCACATCTACCAGTATCCTGACAGACCCAGGCTGTATACCTGAGCAAGCCACACGGGCAGTCACAGAGGGCACCCTTGGCAAGCCTCTATAG
- the MLXIPL gene encoding carbohydrate-responsive element-binding protein isoform X1, giving the protein MAGALVGLAAGLHGPRVVPSQDSDSDTDSEDPSTRRSAGGLLRSQVIHSGHFMVSSPHSDSLTRRRDQEGPMGPADFGPRSIDPTLTRLFECMSLAYSGKLVSPKWKNFKGLKLLCRDKIRLNNAIWRAWYIQYVERRKSPVCGFVTPLQGPEADEHRKPEAVVLEGNYWKRRIEVVMREYHKWRIYYKKRLRKSSREGDLLTPKQAEGGWQPPERWCEQLFSSVVPVLLGGPEEEPGGRQLLDLDCFLSDISDTLFTMTQPSSAPLQLPPEDAYVGNADMIQPDLTPLQPSLDDFMEISDFFTSYRPPPTPTPSHFPEPPSFGPMADPFFSGGILGSEVPPASSGVTHLSGHNRLQCPVQSPARARGCRGGCKDQLSPLLCLSPNQARNSCPGPLDSSAFLNSDFLLPEDPKPKLPPPPVPPPLLQYPALAKGPGLEPCPPPAFPPMGPPPALLQEEPLFSPRFPFSTVPPAPGVSPLPAPTAFPPTPQPGPGPAPAPFPIDLLPSGYLEPPFGPHFTVPQGMRPRGRPPTPSPRGRKPSPPTLAPANPTATAGGSNPCLTQLLTAAKPEQTLEPPLVSSTLLRPSGSPQETAPEFSCTFLPPTPAPTPPRPPPGPATLAPPRPLIVPKAERLSPPAHSGKEGLRGLGDSRGWRKGKEEGGATSEARMRGTGQWDPLLCVGLSVGLSVPATGGERRLSGELISMRSPGTLSVCVSPPQPILSRGRPDNNKTENRRITHISAEQKRRFNIKLGFDTLHGLVSTLSAQPSLKVSKATTLQKTAEYIAMLQQERAAMQEEAQQLRDQIEELNAAINLCQQQLPATGVPITHQRFDQMRDMFDDYVRTRTLHNWKFWVFSVLIRPLFESFNGMVSTASLQSLRQTSLAWLDQYCSLPALRPTVLNSLRQLSTSTSILTDPGCIPEQATRAVTEGTLGKPL; this is encoded by the exons ATGGCCGGGGCGTTGGTGGGTCTGGCCGCGGGCTTGCACGGCCCGCGGGTCGTCCCCAGCCAAGACTCGGACTCAGACACAGACTCGGAGGACCCGAGTACCCGGCGCAGCGCGGGCGGGCTGCTCCGCTCGCAGGTCATCCACAGCGGTCACTTCATGGTGTCGTCGCCGCACAGCGACTCGCTGACCCGGCGGCGCGACCAGGAGGGGCCCATGGGGCCCGCAGACTTCGGGCCGCGCAGCATCGACCCCACACTCACCCGCCTCTTCGAGTGCATGAGCCTGGCCTACAG TGGCAAGCTGGTGTCTCCCAAGTGGAAGAATTTCAAAGGCCTCAAGCTGCTTTGCCGGGACAAGATCCGTCTCAACAACGCCATCTGGAGGGCCTGGTACATCCAGT ATGTGGAGCGGAGGAAGAGCCCCGTGTGTGGCTTCGTGACCCCCCTGCAGGGGCCTGAGGCTGACGAGCACCGGAAACCAGAG GCCGTCGTCCTGGAGGGCAATTACTGGAAGCGGCGCATCGAGGTGGTGATGCGCGAGTACCACAAGTGGCGTATCTACTACAAGAAGCGG CTCCGTAAATCCAGCAGGGAAGGGGATCTCCTGACCCCAAAGCAG GCGGAAGGGGGTTGGCAGCCACCAGAGCGATGGTGCGAGCAGCTCTTCTCCAGCGTGGTGCCCGTGCTGCTTGggggcccagaggaggagcccggcGGGCGGCAGCTGCTGGACCTCGATTGCTTTTTGTCCGACATCTCCGACACGCTCTTCACCATGACGCAGCCCAGCTCTGCGCCCCTACAGCTGCCCCCTGAGGACG ccTACGTGGGCAATGCTGACATGATCCAGCCAGACCTGACGCCTCTTCAGCCCAGCCTGGACGACTTCATGGAGATCTCAG ATTTCTTCACCAGCTACCGTCCCCCACCGACACCCACGCCTTCACACTTCCCGGAGCCCCCCAGCTTTGGCCCCATGGCTGACCCTTTCTTCAGCGGTGGGATCTTGGGCTCAGAGGTGCCCCCTGCCTCGTCGGGTGTGACCCACCTCTCAGGGCATAACCGCCTGCAG TGCCCAGTCCAGAGCCCAGCCAGGGCAAGAGGTTGCCGGGGTGGCTGCAAAGACCagctctctcccctgctctgtcTGTCCCCCAACCAGGCCCGGAACAGCTGCCCTGGCCCCCTGGACTCCAGTGCCTTCCTGAACTCTGATTTCCTCCTTCCTGAAGACCCCAAGCCCAAGCTCCCACCCCCGccagtccccccacccctcctccaatACCCTGCCCTTGCCAAGGGGCCTGGCCTagagccctgccccccacccgccTTCCCTCCCATGGGTCCTCCCCCTGCTTTGCTGCAGGAAGaacctctcttctctcccagatTTCCCTTCTCCACTGTCCCTCCGGCCCCAGGAGTGTCCCCACTGCCTGCTCCCActgccttccctcccaccccacagccTGGTCCAGGCCCggcccctgcccccttccccataGACCTTCTGCCCTCAGGGTATCTGGAGCCCCCGTTTGGGCCCCACTTCACAGTGCCCCAAGGCATGCGGCCCAGAGGcaggccccccaccccatcccctagAGGGCGGAAGCCCAGCCCCCCGACCTTGGCCCCTGCCAACCCCACTGCCACTGCAGGGGGCAGCAACCCCTGCCTCACGCAGCTGCTCACAGCAG CCAAGCCCGAGCAGACCCTGGAACCACCACTTGTGTCCAGCACCCTCCTCCGGCCCTCAGGGTCCCCG CAGGAGACGGCCCCTGAATTCTCCTGCACCTTCCTACCCCCGACCCCGGCCCCCACACCGCCCCGGCCACCTCCAGGTCCCGCCACACtggcccctcccaggcccctgaTTGTCCCCAAAGCGGAGCGGCTCTCGCCCCCGGCGCACAGCGGTAAAGAGGGCTTGCGGGGCTTGGGGGACTCCAGgggatggagaaaggggaaggaagaagggggggcTACATCTGAGGCCAGGATGAGAGGGACAGGGCAATGGGACCCTCTCCTCTGTGTCGGTCTGTCTGTGGGTCTGTCTGTCCCTGCCACAGGTGGTGAGCGGCGGCTGTCTGGGGAGCTCATCTCCATGCGGAGCCCAGGGACTCTGAGTGTCTGCGTCTCTCCCCCTCAACCCATCCTAAGCCGGGGCCGTCCAGACAACAACAAG ACGGAGAACCGGCGCATCACGCACATCTCTGCGGAGCAGAAGCGGCGCTTCAACATTAAACTGGGGTTTGACACCCTGCACGGGCTGGTGAGCACACTCAGCGCCCAGCCCAGCCTCAAG GTGAGCAAAGCGACCACGCTGCAGAAGACGGCCGAGTACATCGCCATGCTGCAGCAGGAGCGGGCGGCCATGCAGGAGGAGGCCCAGCAGCTACGGGACCAGATCGAGGAGCTCAACGCTGCCATTAA cctgtgCCAGCAGCAGCTGCCTGCTACTGGGGTGCCCATCACACACCAGCGTTTCGACCAGATGCGAGACATGTTTGACGACTACGTCCGCACCCGGACACTGCACAATTGGAAGTTCTGGGTG TTCAGCGTCCTCATTCGGCCTCTGTTCGAGTCCTTCAATGGGATGGTGTCCACGGCAAGCTTGCAGAGCCTCCGCCAGACCTCCCTGGCTTGGCTGGACCAGTACTGCTCCCTGCCCGCTCTCCGGCCAA cGGTCTTGAACTCCCTCCGCCAGTTGAGCACATCTACCAGTATCCTGACAGACCCAGGCTGTATACCTGAGCAAGCCACACGGGCAGTCACAGAGGGCACCCTTGGCAAGCCTCTATAG